The Rhizobium sp. BT03 genome has a window encoding:
- a CDS encoding DUF72 domain-containing protein, whose protein sequence is MTKSGTIRTGIGGWTFEPWRGHFFPDDLKQKDELNYASRQLKVIEVNGTYYSTQKPAVFAKWAADVPDGFIFSLKATRFVTNRRVLAEAGESMERFLSSGISELGDHLGPLLWQFAPTKKFDPEDFEAFLKLLPEKQDGLALRHVVEVRHDSFKVPEFVALLARYGVAPVCAEHFEYPMIADVTADFVYARLQKGSDDIATCYPDKDLKAWADRLETWADGKVPDDLPLIDKGRKVKAEPRDVFAFMIHEGKVNAPHGAIALQKLLEK, encoded by the coding sequence ATGACGAAATCCGGCACTATCCGCACCGGCATCGGCGGCTGGACCTTCGAGCCCTGGCGCGGGCATTTCTTTCCAGATGACCTCAAACAAAAGGACGAGCTGAATTATGCCAGCCGCCAGCTGAAGGTCATCGAGGTCAACGGCACCTATTACAGCACCCAGAAGCCGGCGGTCTTCGCGAAATGGGCAGCCGATGTGCCCGACGGCTTCATCTTTTCGCTGAAGGCCACGCGGTTCGTCACCAATCGGCGGGTGCTTGCCGAAGCCGGTGAATCGATGGAGCGGTTCCTGTCATCTGGAATCAGCGAGCTCGGCGATCATCTCGGGCCGCTGCTCTGGCAGTTCGCGCCGACGAAGAAGTTCGATCCGGAGGATTTCGAGGCCTTCCTGAAGCTGCTGCCGGAAAAGCAGGACGGGCTGGCGCTCCGCCACGTGGTCGAGGTCCGGCACGATTCCTTCAAGGTGCCGGAATTCGTCGCCCTGCTGGCGAGATACGGCGTGGCGCCGGTTTGCGCCGAACATTTCGAATATCCGATGATCGCCGACGTGACGGCCGATTTCGTCTATGCCAGGCTGCAGAAGGGATCGGACGATATCGCAACCTGCTATCCCGACAAGGACCTGAAGGCCTGGGCGGACCGGCTCGAGACCTGGGCCGATGGCAAGGTACCCGACGATCTGCCGCTGATCGATAAGGGGCGCAAGGTCAAGGCCGAGCCGCGCGACGTCTTCGCCTTCATGATCCATGAGGGCAAGGTGAACGCGCCGCATGGAGCGATCGCCCTGCAGAAATTGCTCGAGAAATAG
- the gyrA gene encoding DNA gyrase subunit A has translation MTEQTPPGGGKLPPGIEPISIMEEMQRSYLDYAMSVIVSRALPDVRDGLKPVHRRILYGMSELGIDWNKKYVKCARVTGDVMGKYHPHGNSAIYDALARMAQPWSLRLPLIDGQGNFGSVDGDPPAAERYTECRLEKAAHSLLDDLDKETVDFRDNYDGTLSEPVVVPAKFPNLLVNGAGGIAVGMATNIPPHNLSEVIDGCIALIDDPAIELPELMQIIPGPDFPTGAKILGRAGIRSAYETGRGSVIMRGVAAIEPMRGDREQIIITEIPYQVNKATMIEKMAELVRDKRIEGISDLRDESDRQGYRVVVELKRDANAEVILNQLYRYTPLQTSFGCNMVALNGGKPEQLTLLDMLRAFVSFREEVVSRRTKFLLRKARDRAHVLVGLAIAVANIDEVIRVIRQAPDPQSAREELMTRRWPAEDVESLIRLIDDPRHRINEDLTYNLSEEQARAILELRLARLTALGRDEIGDELNKIGEEIKDYLDILSSRVRIQTIVKDELTAVRDEFGTPRRTEIVDGGLEMDDEDLIAREDMVVTVSHLGYIKRVPLTTYRAQRRGGKGRSGMTTRDEDFVSRLFVVNTHTPVLFFSSRGIVYKEKVWRLPIGTPTSRGKALINMLPLAPGERITTILPLPEDEESWDNLDVMFSTTRGTVRRNKLSDFVQVNRNGKIAMKLDEEGDEILSVETCTDSDDVLLTTALGQCIRFSVDDVRVFAGRNSIGVRGINLGEGDRIISMTIVGHVDAEPWERAAYLKRSATERRAIGVDEEDIALVGEEVTEEGQLSDERYEELKAREQFVLTVSEKGFGKRSSSYDFRISGRGGKGIRATDTSKTGEIGELVAAFPVDDGDQIMLVSDGGQLIRVPVGGIRIASRATKGVTIFSTAKDEKVVSVERISEPEEDEAEEAVEVAEGAAVTGESAAGDAPAADGDPAGPAEE, from the coding sequence TTGACTGAGCAAACACCCCCCGGCGGCGGGAAGCTCCCGCCAGGCATCGAGCCCATCTCCATCATGGAGGAAATGCAGCGGTCGTATCTCGATTACGCCATGAGCGTCATCGTCAGCCGCGCGCTGCCCGACGTGCGCGACGGCCTGAAGCCCGTGCACCGGCGTATCCTCTATGGCATGTCCGAGCTCGGCATCGACTGGAACAAGAAATACGTCAAATGCGCCCGCGTCACCGGTGACGTGATGGGTAAATACCATCCGCACGGCAATTCGGCGATCTATGATGCGCTGGCCCGCATGGCCCAGCCCTGGTCGCTGCGTCTGCCGCTGATCGATGGCCAGGGCAATTTCGGTTCGGTCGATGGTGATCCGCCGGCGGCCGAACGTTATACTGAATGCCGCCTCGAAAAGGCTGCCCATTCGCTGCTCGACGATCTCGACAAGGAAACCGTCGATTTCCGAGACAACTACGACGGCACGCTCTCCGAGCCGGTCGTGGTTCCCGCCAAGTTCCCGAACCTGCTCGTCAACGGCGCCGGCGGCATCGCCGTCGGCATGGCGACGAATATCCCGCCGCACAATCTCTCCGAAGTCATCGACGGCTGCATCGCGCTGATCGACGATCCGGCGATCGAGTTGCCGGAACTGATGCAGATCATTCCCGGCCCGGACTTCCCGACGGGTGCGAAGATCCTCGGCCGCGCCGGCATTCGCTCGGCTTATGAAACCGGCCGCGGTTCGGTCATCATGCGCGGCGTTGCCGCCATCGAGCCGATGCGCGGCGACCGCGAGCAGATCATCATCACTGAGATTCCCTACCAGGTGAACAAGGCGACGATGATCGAGAAGATGGCCGAGTTGGTGCGCGACAAGCGCATCGAAGGCATCTCCGATCTGCGCGACGAATCCGACCGCCAGGGCTATCGCGTCGTCGTCGAATTGAAGCGCGACGCCAATGCCGAGGTCATCCTCAACCAGCTTTATCGTTATACGCCGCTGCAGACGTCTTTCGGCTGCAACATGGTGGCGCTGAACGGCGGCAAGCCGGAGCAGCTGACGCTGCTCGACATGCTGCGCGCTTTCGTCTCCTTCCGCGAAGAAGTCGTTAGCCGGAGAACGAAATTCCTGCTGCGCAAGGCGCGGGACCGGGCCCATGTGTTGGTCGGCCTCGCCATTGCCGTCGCCAATATCGATGAAGTCATCCGCGTCATCCGCCAGGCGCCCGACCCGCAGTCGGCGCGCGAAGAACTGATGACCCGCCGCTGGCCGGCCGAAGATGTCGAAAGCCTGATCCGTCTGATCGACGATCCGCGCCACCGCATCAACGAGGACCTGACCTACAACCTCTCCGAAGAGCAGGCCCGCGCCATCCTCGAACTGCGCCTTGCCCGTCTGACGGCCCTTGGCCGCGACGAAATCGGCGATGAACTCAATAAGATCGGCGAGGAAATCAAGGATTACCTCGATATTCTCTCTTCGCGCGTCCGCATCCAGACTATCGTCAAGGATGAGCTCACTGCCGTGCGTGACGAATTCGGCACGCCGCGCCGCACCGAGATCGTCGATGGCGGCCTCGAAATGGACGACGAGGATCTGATCGCCCGCGAGGACATGGTCGTCACCGTCTCGCATCTCGGCTATATCAAGCGCGTGCCGCTGACCACCTATCGCGCCCAGCGCCGCGGCGGCAAGGGCCGCTCCGGCATGACCACCCGCGACGAGGATTTCGTTAGCCGGCTATTTGTTGTTAACACCCATACGCCGGTCCTGTTCTTCTCCTCGCGCGGCATCGTCTACAAGGAAAAGGTCTGGCGTCTGCCGATCGGCACGCCGACATCGCGCGGCAAGGCGCTCATCAACATGCTGCCGCTCGCCCCCGGCGAGCGCATCACCACCATCCTGCCCTTGCCCGAGGACGAGGAGAGCTGGGACAATCTCGACGTCATGTTCTCGACGACGCGCGGCACGGTTCGCCGCAACAAGCTGTCGGATTTCGTCCAGGTCAACCGCAACGGCAAGATCGCGATGAAGCTGGACGAGGAGGGGGACGAAATCCTCTCGGTCGAGACCTGCACGGACAGCGACGACGTGTTGCTGACGACGGCGCTCGGCCAGTGCATCCGCTTCTCCGTCGACGACGTCCGCGTCTTTGCCGGCCGCAACTCGATCGGCGTGCGCGGCATCAATCTCGGCGAGGGCGACCGCATCATCTCGATGACGATCGTCGGCCATGTGGATGCCGAGCCATGGGAGCGCGCCGCCTATCTCAAACGTTCCGCCACCGAACGTCGAGCGATAGGCGTAGATGAAGAGGATATCGCGCTGGTCGGTGAAGAAGTCACCGAGGAGGGACAGCTCTCTGACGAGCGCTATGAAGAGCTGAAGGCACGCGAACAATTCGTGCTGACGGTCTCGGAAAAGGGTTTCGGCAAGCGCTCGTCTTCTTACGATTTCCGCATCTCCGGCCGCGGCGGCAAGGGTATCCGCGCCACCGATACGTCGAAAACAGGCGAGATCGGAGAATTGGTCGCGGCCTTCCCGGTCGATGACGGTGACCAGATTATGCTTGTCTCCGACGGCGGCCAGCTGATCCGCGTGCCGGTCGGCGGCATCCGCATCGCCAGCCGCGCCACCAAGGGCGTCACCATCTTCTCGACGGCCAAGGACGAGAAGGTCGTCTCTGTCGAGCGCATCAGCGAGCCCGAGGAGGATGAGGCGGAGGAGGCTGTCGAGGTCGCTGAAGGCGCCGCGGTGACCGGCGAATCAGCTGCCGGCGACGCGCCGGCTGCCGATGGTGATCCGGCCGGGCCGGCCGAGGAATGA
- a CDS encoding NAD(P)H-hydrate dehydratase, which produces MSHQLSDLLLTSAEMAAVDAAAAASGIDSFALMERAGAAAAAAALRLHPGALRFVVLCGPGNNGGDAYVAARHLQKSGAQVALFHLGDPARLKGDAARAKAGCTLRGEQLHLYSPARGDVVIDGLFGAGLGREVPADVRTVIERVAEAGLSVLAIDLPSGLDGRTGRVLGAAFRACNTITFMTRKPGHLLMPGRELCGELEVFDIGIPARIIRAEAAGTVAENGPDAWKAVLPSEQLETHKYKRGHLVVFSGEADKTGAARMSATSGLKAGAGLVTIAAPRAALAANAAHLTAVMLHAIDDEADLEDWLADKRLQAFVLGPGFGIGVRARAFVSALAELHLVLDADGISSFKDDPQQLFDLFQGEPRLVLTPHEGEFSRLFPDIGGDVGLGKVDKALTAARRANAAIVYKGADTVIAAPDGRALINTNAPAWLATAGSGDVLAGIIGGLLAQGLPAFEAAAAGVWLHGEAGQRAGKGLTAEDLALAVLPL; this is translated from the coding sequence ATGAGTCACCAGCTGTCCGACCTTCTTTTGACATCTGCCGAGATGGCTGCGGTCGACGCTGCCGCTGCCGCCTCCGGCATCGATTCCTTCGCCTTGATGGAAAGAGCAGGTGCCGCGGCCGCGGCGGCCGCCCTGCGCCTTCATCCCGGAGCTTTGCGCTTCGTCGTCCTCTGTGGCCCCGGCAATAACGGCGGCGACGCCTATGTCGCGGCAAGGCATTTGCAGAAGAGCGGGGCTCAGGTGGCGCTCTTCCATCTTGGCGATCCTGCCAGGCTGAAGGGCGATGCGGCCCGCGCGAAAGCCGGATGCACGCTGCGGGGGGAACAGCTCCACCTCTATAGTCCCGCACGCGGCGACGTCGTCATTGACGGCCTGTTCGGTGCGGGGCTCGGCCGCGAGGTGCCGGCCGATGTCCGCACGGTGATCGAGCGTGTCGCCGAGGCCGGTCTTTCCGTGCTTGCCATCGATCTGCCCTCCGGCCTGGATGGCCGCACCGGCCGGGTGCTGGGGGCCGCCTTCCGTGCCTGCAACACCATTACCTTCATGACCCGCAAGCCCGGCCATCTGCTGATGCCGGGCAGGGAGCTTTGCGGCGAGTTGGAGGTCTTCGATATCGGCATTCCCGCCCGCATCATCCGGGCCGAGGCAGCCGGCACGGTCGCCGAGAACGGGCCGGACGCCTGGAAAGCCGTGCTGCCCTCCGAGCAACTGGAAACCCACAAATACAAACGCGGCCATCTGGTCGTCTTCTCCGGCGAGGCCGACAAGACGGGGGCCGCGCGCATGTCGGCGACCTCGGGCCTGAAGGCGGGTGCCGGCCTGGTGACGATCGCAGCGCCGCGCGCGGCGCTGGCTGCCAATGCTGCGCATCTCACCGCCGTCATGCTGCATGCAATCGACGACGAGGCCGACCTCGAAGACTGGCTCGCCGACAAGCGGCTTCAGGCCTTCGTTCTCGGCCCCGGTTTCGGCATCGGCGTCAGGGCGCGCGCTTTCGTCTCGGCCCTTGCCGAGCTCCATCTCGTGCTCGATGCCGACGGCATTTCCTCGTTCAAGGACGATCCGCAGCAGCTTTTCGATCTTTTCCAAGGTGAGCCGCGGCTGGTGCTGACGCCGCATGAGGGCGAATTTTCGCGGCTCTTTCCCGATATCGGCGGCGACGTTGGGCTGGGGAAGGTGGATAAGGCCCTGACCGCGGCCCGCCGCGCCAATGCCGCGATCGTCTACAAAGGCGCCGATACCGTCATCGCCGCGCCGGACGGCCGCGCGCTGATCAATACCAACGCTCCCGCCTGGCTGGCCACTGCCGGTTCCGGTGACGTGCTCGCCGGCATCATCGGTGGATTGCTCGCCCAGGGCCTGCCGGCCTTCGAGGCCGCAGCCGCCGGCGTCTGGCTGCACGGAGAGGCAGGACAACGCGCCGGCAAGGGCCTGACGGCGGAAGATCTCGCGCTCGCGGTACTACCCCTATAG
- a CDS encoding peptidylprolyl isomerase produces MKLFYLAFAGVLYLASFAGDAFAQSADHYLTIQLKNGPVVIQLMPEVAPKHVAQIEALAKKGEYDNVAFHRVIEGFMAQTGDVKYGNMEKNFDASLAGTGGSDLPDLPAEFSKTPFVRGTVGMARSQDPNSANSQFFIMFADGSFLNGQYTVVGKVVSGMENVDKIKRGEGQNGEVKSPDRMIKVTLGKK; encoded by the coding sequence ATGAAACTCTTTTATCTCGCATTTGCCGGCGTGTTGTATCTCGCCTCCTTCGCGGGGGACGCCTTCGCCCAGTCGGCCGATCATTATCTCACCATCCAGTTGAAGAACGGCCCTGTCGTCATCCAGCTCATGCCTGAGGTGGCGCCGAAGCATGTCGCCCAGATCGAGGCGCTGGCCAAGAAGGGCGAATACGACAACGTCGCCTTCCATCGCGTCATCGAGGGTTTCATGGCCCAGACCGGCGACGTGAAATACGGCAACATGGAAAAGAACTTTGATGCGAGCCTGGCCGGCACCGGCGGCTCCGACCTTCCGGACCTTCCGGCTGAATTCTCCAAGACACCGTTCGTGCGCGGCACGGTCGGCATGGCCCGGTCGCAGGATCCGAATTCCGCCAACTCGCAGTTCTTCATCATGTTCGCCGACGGCTCCTTCCTGAACGGCCAGTACACCGTCGTCGGCAAAGTCGTGTCCGGCATGGAGAATGTCGACAAGATCAAGCGCGGCGAAGGCCAGAACGGCGAAGTCAAAAGTCCCGACCGGATGATCAAGGTCACCCTGGGCAAGAAGTAA
- a CDS encoding peptidylprolyl isomerase: MAEIKDPENTIILETTKGKVVIQLLPQVAPEHVARIKELAREKAYDGVVFHRVIQDFMAQTGDVEYGKKGSETFNPGRAGMGGSSKPDLKAEFSATTHTRGTCSMARSQNPNSANSQFFICFTDAPWLNKQYSVWGQVIEGMENVDKIKRGEPVSDPDSIVSMRVAADV, translated from the coding sequence ATGGCCGAGATCAAGGATCCCGAAAACACCATCATTCTGGAAACCACCAAGGGCAAGGTTGTCATTCAGCTTCTGCCGCAGGTCGCCCCCGAGCATGTCGCCCGCATCAAGGAACTCGCTCGCGAGAAGGCCTATGACGGCGTCGTCTTCCACCGCGTCATCCAGGATTTCATGGCTCAGACGGGCGATGTCGAATATGGCAAGAAGGGTTCGGAAACCTTCAATCCCGGCCGAGCCGGCATGGGCGGCTCCTCCAAGCCGGATCTGAAGGCCGAATTCTCCGCGACCACCCATACGCGCGGCACTTGCTCGATGGCGCGTTCGCAGAACCCGAACTCGGCCAATTCGCAGTTCTTCATCTGCTTCACCGACGCGCCCTGGCTGAACAAGCAGTATTCCGTCTGGGGCCAGGTCATCGAAGGCATGGAAAACGTCGACAAGATCAAGCGCGGCGAGCCGGTTTCCGATCCGGACTCGATCGTCTCGATGCGGGTTGCCGCCGACGTCTGA
- the coaD gene encoding pantetheine-phosphate adenylyltransferase has translation MTTAFYPGSFDPITNGHVDVLVQALNVAEKVIVAIGIHPGKAPLFSFEERAELIRLSLAEALPGKTGDIDVVAFDNLVVDAARAHGATLLIRGLRDGTDLDYEMQMAGMNRTMAPDIQTIFLPAGTASRPITATLVRQIAAMGGDVSAFVPAAVLQALTSKRPD, from the coding sequence ATGACGACAGCTTTTTATCCCGGGTCCTTCGACCCGATCACCAATGGGCATGTGGATGTTCTGGTCCAGGCGCTGAACGTCGCCGAAAAGGTGATCGTTGCGATCGGCATCCATCCTGGTAAGGCGCCGCTCTTTTCCTTCGAGGAGAGAGCCGAGCTGATCCGCCTTTCGCTGGCCGAAGCGCTGCCCGGCAAGACCGGCGACATCGACGTCGTCGCCTTCGACAATCTGGTCGTCGATGCCGCCCGCGCCCATGGCGCCACGCTTCTGATCCGCGGCCTTCGCGACGGCACAGATCTTGATTACGAAATGCAGATGGCCGGCATGAACAGAACGATGGCGCCCGATATCCAGACCATCTTTTTGCCGGCAGGCACGGCCTCGCGGCCCATTACCGCCACATTGGTCCGCCAGATCGCCGCCATGGGCGGCGATGTCAGCGCCTTCGTGCCGGCAGCCGTCTTGCAAGCCCTCACATCCAAGCGCCCAGACTGA
- the uvrA gene encoding excinuclease ABC subunit UvrA, producing MSELKTISIRGAREHNLKSIDLDLPRNKLIVMTGLSGSGKSSLAFDTIYAEGQRRYVESLSAYARQFLEMMQKPDVDQIDGLSPAISIEQKTTSRNPRSTVGTVTEIYDYMRLLFARVGVPYSPATGLPIESQTVSQMVDRILDFGEGTRLYILAPLVRGRKGEYKKELAELMKKGFQRVKVDGQFYEIAEAPVLDKKYKHDIDVVVDRIVVRSDVSARLADSLETCLKLADGLAVAEFADKPLPPEETSAGGSANKSLNETHERVLFSEKFACPVSGFTIPEIEPRLFSFNNPFGACPTCDGLGAQQKIDPDLIVPEPERTLRDGAIAPWAKSTSPYYNQTLEALGKHYGFKLGTRWNDLSHEAKDVILNGTDDKIEFHYADGARSYTTQKNFEGIITNLERRWKETDSAWAREDIERFMSAAPCPSCNGFRLKPEALAVKISTLHIGEVTGMSIRVARDWFETLPASFNAKQNEIAVRILKEIRDRLRFLNDVGLEYLSLSRNSGTLSGGESQRIRLASQIGSGLTGVLYVLDEPSIGLHQRDNARLLDTLKHLRDIGNTVIVVEHDEDAILTADDVVDIGPAAGIHGGQVIAHGTPQDIMDNPKSLTGKYLSGELGVPIPDERRKQKKGREIKVVGARGNNLKNVTAAIPLGVFTAVTGVSGGGKSTFLIETLYKSAARRVMGARENPADHDRIDGFEHIDKVIDIDQSPIGRTPRSNPATYTGAFTPIRDWFAGLPEAKARGYQPGRFSFNVKGGRCEACQGDGVIKIEMHFLPDVYVTCDVCHGKRYNRETLDVTFKQKSIADVLDMTVEEGVDFFAAVPAVRDKLQSLKDVGLGYIKVGQQANTLSGGEAQRVKLAKELSKRSTGRTLYILDEPTTGLHFHDVAKLLEMLHELVNQGNSVVVIEHNLEVIKTADWVLDFGPEGGDGGGEIVATGTPEAIVKEKRSYTGQFLKELLERRPAKRAAAAE from the coding sequence ATGAGCGAACTGAAGACGATCTCCATCCGCGGCGCGCGCGAGCACAATCTGAAGAGCATCGATCTCGATCTGCCGCGCAACAAGCTGATCGTCATGACCGGTCTTTCGGGCTCCGGCAAGTCCTCGCTTGCCTTCGACACGATCTATGCCGAGGGCCAGCGCCGTTATGTCGAGAGCCTGTCGGCCTATGCCCGGCAGTTCCTCGAAATGATGCAGAAGCCCGACGTCGACCAGATCGACGGGCTGTCACCGGCGATTTCGATCGAGCAGAAGACTACCTCGCGCAACCCGCGCTCGACGGTCGGCACCGTCACCGAGATCTACGACTATATGCGCCTGCTCTTTGCCCGCGTCGGCGTTCCCTATTCGCCGGCGACCGGCCTGCCGATCGAGAGCCAGACCGTCAGCCAGATGGTCGACCGCATCCTCGATTTCGGCGAAGGCACCCGTCTTTATATTCTCGCGCCGCTCGTGCGCGGGCGCAAGGGCGAATACAAAAAGGAACTGGCGGAGCTGATGAAGAAGGGCTTCCAGCGCGTCAAGGTCGACGGCCAGTTCTACGAGATCGCCGAGGCGCCGGTGCTCGACAAGAAATACAAGCACGATATCGACGTGGTGGTCGACCGCATCGTCGTGCGCTCGGATGTCTCGGCGCGCCTCGCCGACAGCCTGGAAACCTGCCTCAAGCTCGCCGACGGGCTGGCGGTTGCCGAATTCGCCGACAAGCCGCTGCCGCCGGAAGAGACCTCGGCCGGCGGCTCGGCCAACAAGTCGCTGAACGAGACGCATGAGCGCGTGCTGTTTTCGGAGAAATTCGCCTGCCCGGTCTCCGGTTTCACCATTCCCGAGATCGAGCCCCGGCTGTTCTCCTTTAACAACCCCTTCGGCGCCTGCCCGACCTGCGACGGCCTCGGCGCCCAGCAGAAAATCGATCCGGATCTGATCGTGCCGGAGCCCGAACGGACGCTGCGCGACGGCGCGATCGCCCCCTGGGCCAAGTCGACTTCGCCCTACTACAACCAGACGCTTGAGGCGCTCGGCAAACATTACGGCTTCAAGCTCGGCACCCGCTGGAACGATCTTTCCCACGAGGCCAAGGACGTCATCCTCAACGGCACCGACGACAAGATCGAATTCCATTACGCCGACGGCGCCCGCTCCTATACGACGCAGAAGAATTTCGAAGGCATCATCACCAATCTCGAGCGCCGCTGGAAGGAAACCGATTCCGCCTGGGCGCGCGAGGACATCGAGCGCTTCATGTCGGCAGCCCCCTGCCCGTCCTGCAACGGCTTCCGCCTGAAGCCGGAGGCCTTAGCGGTGAAGATAAGCACGCTGCATATCGGTGAAGTCACCGGCATGTCGATCCGCGTCGCCCGTGACTGGTTCGAGACTCTGCCGGCAAGCTTCAATGCCAAGCAGAACGAGATCGCCGTGCGCATCCTCAAGGAAATCCGCGACCGGCTGCGCTTCCTCAACGATGTCGGCCTGGAATATCTCAGCCTGTCGCGCAACTCCGGCACGCTGTCGGGCGGCGAAAGCCAGCGCATCCGGCTGGCCTCGCAGATCGGTTCGGGCCTGACCGGCGTGCTCTACGTGCTCGACGAACCGTCGATCGGCCTGCATCAGCGCGACAATGCCCGGCTGCTCGACACGCTGAAACACCTGCGCGACATCGGCAACACGGTCATCGTCGTCGAACATGACGAGGATGCGATCCTGACGGCCGACGACGTGGTCGATATCGGCCCGGCCGCCGGCATTCACGGCGGCCAGGTCATCGCCCACGGCACGCCGCAGGACATCATGGACAATCCGAAGTCGCTGACCGGCAAATATCTGTCGGGCGAACTCGGCGTTCCCATTCCCGACGAGCGCCGCAAGCAGAAGAAGGGCCGCGAGATCAAAGTGGTCGGCGCGCGCGGCAATAATCTGAAGAACGTCACGGCGGCAATCCCACTCGGCGTGTTCACGGCGGTGACCGGCGTTTCCGGCGGCGGAAAATCCACCTTCCTGATCGAGACGCTGTATAAATCGGCGGCGCGGCGCGTCATGGGCGCGCGCGAAAACCCGGCCGATCACGACCGCATCGACGGCTTCGAGCATATCGACAAGGTGATCGACATCGACCAGTCGCCGATCGGCCGCACGCCGCGCTCGAACCCGGCGACCTATACCGGCGCCTTCACGCCGATCCGCGACTGGTTCGCCGGCCTGCCGGAAGCCAAGGCCCGCGGCTACCAGCCGGGCCGCTTCTCCTTCAACGTCAAGGGCGGACGCTGCGAAGCCTGCCAGGGCGACGGCGTCATCAAGATCGAGATGCACTTCCTGCCGGATGTCTACGTCACCTGCGACGTTTGCCACGGCAAGCGCTATAACAGGGAGACGCTCGACGTCACCTTCAAGCAGAAGTCGATCGCCGACGTCCTCGACATGACGGTGGAGGAAGGCGTCGATTTCTTCGCGGCAGTACCGGCAGTCCGCGACAAGCTGCAGTCGCTGAAGGATGTCGGCCTCGGCTACATCAAGGTCGGCCAGCAGGCGAATACGCTTTCGGGTGGCGAGGCGCAGCGTGTCAAGCTCGCCAAGGAACTGTCGAAACGCTCGACCGGTCGCACCCTTTATATTCTCGACGAACCGACGACCGGCCTGCATTTCCACGACGTCGCCAAGCTGCTCGAGATGCTGCATGAGCTGGTCAACCAGGGCAATTCCGTGGTGGTGATCGAGCACAATCTCGAAGTCATCAAGACCGCCGACTGGGTGCTGGATTTCGGCCCCGAAGGCGGCGATGGCGGCGGCGAGATCGTCGCAACAGGCACGCCCGAGGCGATCGTCAAGGAGAAACGCTCCTACACCGGGCAGTTCCTCAAGGAATTGCTGGAACGGCGGCCGGCAAAGAGGGCGGCTGCGGCGGAATGA
- a CDS encoding MarC family protein, with product MASADLLINAFTTLLVTIDPPGLAPIFLGLTTGMSRAQRTQVALRGSTIAFIILAVFALFGAGVLSVLGISIGAFRIAGGLLLFWIAFEMVFERRQERKEKASEAAVTKDHIENIAVFPLALPLIAGPGAISATILLAGTLPTSVEKAQLIAVIAANLLLTFLMLLIAERLDRFLGVTGRAILTRLLGVILAALAVQFVVDGAKAALNLISATPH from the coding sequence ATGGCAAGCGCCGACCTATTGATCAACGCCTTCACGACGCTGCTCGTCACCATCGATCCGCCGGGGCTGGCCCCGATCTTCCTGGGGCTGACGACGGGCATGAGCCGCGCCCAGCGCACGCAGGTCGCGCTGCGCGGCTCGACCATCGCCTTCATCATCCTCGCCGTCTTCGCGCTGTTCGGGGCCGGCGTGCTCAGCGTGCTCGGCATTTCGATCGGCGCCTTCCGGATCGCCGGCGGCCTGCTGCTCTTCTGGATCGCCTTCGAGATGGTGTTCGAGCGGCGCCAGGAACGCAAGGAGAAGGCGAGCGAGGCTGCCGTCACCAAGGATCATATCGAGAATATCGCCGTCTTCCCCCTCGCTTTGCCGCTGATCGCCGGTCCCGGTGCGATCTCGGCGACGATCCTGCTTGCCGGCACGCTGCCGACCTCGGTCGAAAAAGCCCAGCTGATCGCCGTCATCGCCGCCAATCTGCTGCTGACCTTCCTGATGCTGCTGATTGCCGAAAGGCTCGACCGTTTCCTCGGCGTTACCGGCCGAGCGATCCTGACACGGCTCCTCGGCGTCATCCTCGCCGCCCTAGCGGTGCAATTCGTCGTCGACGGCGCGAAAGCGGCGCTCAATCTGATCAGTGCGACGCCGCATTGA
- a CDS encoding single-stranded DNA-binding protein: MAGSVNKVILIGNVGADPEIRRTQDGRPIANLRIATSETWRDRNSGERREKTEWHTVVVFNEGLCKVVEQYVKKGAKLYIEGQLQTRKWQDQQGQDRYSTEVVLQGFGSTLTMLDGRGEGGGASSGGGRGGSGNNDYGDDYGASAPSSSPSRGGGGGNFSRDLDDDIPF; encoded by the coding sequence ATGGCTGGTAGCGTAAACAAGGTAATTCTGATTGGAAACGTCGGTGCGGACCCGGAAATCCGCCGCACTCAGGATGGCCGGCCGATCGCCAATCTCCGCATCGCGACCTCGGAGACCTGGCGCGACCGCAATTCCGGCGAGCGCCGCGAGAAGACCGAATGGCATACCGTCGTCGTCTTCAACGAGGGCCTGTGCAAGGTCGTCGAGCAATATGTGAAGAAGGGCGCCAAGCTCTATATCGAAGGCCAGCTGCAGACCCGCAAATGGCAGGATCAGCAGGGCCAGGACCGCTACTCGACGGAAGTGGTGCTGCAGGGCTTCGGTTCGACGCTGACCATGCTGGATGGCCGCGGTGAAGGCGGCGGTGCAAGCTCCGGCGGCGGCCGTGGCGGCAGCGGCAACAATGATTATGGCGACGACTACGGCGCCTCGGCTCCCTCCTCATCGCCAAGCCGCGGCGGTGGCGGCGGCAACTTCTCGCGGGATCTCGACGACGACATCCCGTTCTGA